Proteins from a genomic interval of Tiliqua scincoides isolate rTilSci1 chromosome 11, rTilSci1.hap2, whole genome shotgun sequence:
- the LOC136662466 gene encoding caspase-3-like produces MSPKKSRALVIVNYDFYRSTSQKLSPRQGAEKEAKRLCKTLSDCNYEVQLCYDLTAKEIEDVYKKECDADHGDYFVSVLSSHGEEGVIFDCEGQPVRLLQIFQALSPQRCHRLAGKPKIFFIQACRGKKIDPGVWVETDSAEPQTDSFSHYLSLPENTAVMFASCPGYAAFINRWESMFLGALQELLKGEERHLELARLMTRISWKVAVRCEARGVHQGGKEMPCFITTMLKEVYPFSQRRHALDHDLTFLPASRHHAHERTQGDRHRKGRID; encoded by the exons ATGAGTCCGAAAAAGAGCCGCGCTCTTGTCATTGTCAATTATGACTTCTACAGGAGCACATCCCAGAAGCTCTCGCCCAGGCAGGGGGCCGAGAAGGAGGCCAAGAGGCTCTGTAAGACATTGTCTGATTGCAATTACGAGGTGCAACTGTGCTATGACTTGACAGCAAAGGAAATAGAAGACGTTTACAAGAAAG AATGCGACGCGGATCACGGAGACTATTTTGTAAGCGTCCTATCTAGTCACGGAGAGGAAGGGGTCATCTTTGACTGTGAAGGCCAACCTGTTCGCCTTTTGCAGATTTTCCAGGCATTATCACCCCAAAGGTGTCACAGACTGGCTGGAAAGCCCAAAATCTTCTTCATTCAG GCCTGTCgtggaaaaaaaattgacccGGGTGTGTGGGTGGAGACAGACAGCGCTGAACCACAGACCGACAGTTTCTCCCactatctctccctcccagaaaaCACAGCAGTAATGTTTGCCTCTTGTCCAG GTTACGCAGCTTTCATCAATCGATGGGAATCCATGTTCCTTGGGGCCTTACAGGAGCTTCTCAAAGGAGAGGAACGTCACCTTGAACTTGCCCGTTTAATGACCCGGATTAGCTGGAAAGTTGCAGTCCGCTGTGAAGCCAGAGGTGTACACCAAGGTGGCAAAGAGATGCCCTGTTTTATCACTACCATGCTGAAAGAGGTGTACCCCTTCTCACAAAGGAGACATGCCTTGGATCATGATCTTACTTTTCTCCCAGCAAGCAGACACCATGCACACGAAAGGACtcaaggagacaggcacaggaaaGGACGGATTGATTAA